In Syntrophales bacterium, the sequence GCGCCTTTGAGTAAAAAAGCCTTCCGGCGAAAGGGAAGGCTTTTGTAAACCTGCAACAGGGCTTGACACCCTATCCGAGCTTTTTCAGAAGCTCCTCTGAAACTTCTGAAACCCCCGGACTGCCGTTGACACCTATGACGGCCACACGTTCCTTGAAATAGTTGATGGCCGCCGTGGTGCCCGTCCGGGCATCATAGTAAATATTGTGACGTTTATCAATGGCGCTTTCGTCCTGGTCATCGGCACGGGTCGACAGCTCGCCGCCGCAGACACGGCAGACATAGGTGCCGTTCTTTTCAACGGGCTTTATGGCGTCGATATAGATGTTGTTGGGGTGGTTGTTGTCATTGGCGCAAAGACGCCGGCCCATGATGCGGTTCTTGGCTATTTCCCGGTCCAGCTCGATTTCGATAACATAATTAAGAGGGATATTCTCCTTCGACAGCGCGTCATACATGGCCTCAGCCTGGGCCAGGTTCCGGGGGAAACCGTCAAGAAGCCACCCGCTTGCGCAATCGGGCTCCTTGATGCGGTTCAGAATCATGGGGATGGTGATATCGTCAGGAACCAGTTCTCCCTTGTCTATGAAGGCCTTTGCCCGTATGCCGAGATCGGTGCCGCCGGCGATATTCTGCCTGAATATAACGCCCGTTTCAATATGCGGAACTCCGTATTTTTTCTGAACGACCGCTCCCTGGGTGCCCTTGCCGCTTCCGTTGGGTCCGAAAATAAGAATGTTCATGTGATACTCCTTTCGAAAAAGAGTGATGGAGCTGAAAACGAGCTTTCTTATAAGAAATTATTCAGAACATGGCAAGAAAAAAGAAAAACCGCCCCTCTGTCCGTCAGGAGTAGTGCTCCGGTCCCGGAAATGTGCCCTCCTTGACTTCCCGTACGTATTCTTCAAAGGCACGCTTGGCGCCGCTCCCCAGGTCTGCGTATTTCTTGACGAATTTCGGCGTGAACCGCTCGAACATGCCAAGCATGTCGTTGACTACGAGAACCTGGCCGTCGCAGTATGGGCCCGCGCCGATGCCGATGGTGGGGATGGAAAGGGATTCGGAGATATCTTTCGCGAGCATCGCGGGAACGACTTCGAGAACCACAGAAAAAGCTCCGGCCTCTTCCATTATGAGGGCGTCCTCCTTGATGCGCTGTGCCGCCTCGACGGTTTTGCCCTGCATCTTGAAACCGCCCATCTGGTGTACCGACTGGGGTGTCAGACCCAGATGGCCCATAACGGGGATTCCCGCCTCCGTTATCCTGCGCACGACTTCCGCCACTTCGCGACCGCCTTCAAGTTTAACGCCATGGGCTCCGGCCTCTTTCATAAACCGCGAGGCGTTCAATAAACCGCTTTCCACCGACGCCTGATAGGACATGAAGGGCATGTCACCCAGAACCATGGGCCGCTGAGCTCCGCGGGTAACGGACTTCGTGTGAAGTATCATCTCGTCCATCGTTACGGGCAGTGTGCTTTCGTAGCCAAGAACGACCATGCCCAGCGAGTCGCCCACGAGGATCATATCCAGCCCCATCTCATCCATCAGAACCGCCGTGTTGTAATCGTAGGCGGTAAGCATGGTGATTTTTTCACCCTTCCTCTTCATATCCATGATAGTGGTCTTTGTTACCTGCCGGGTTGGTCCCTGCTTACTCATGATTGCCTTCTCCTTTCAGAAGAGAGTCAAGTTCTTTTCCTTTTTCTTCCGATATGGTCTCCATATTTCGGGCGATGCCGACAGCGACGCGCCCGAGTTCCCTGTAGAGCGTCAGAAATTGGGGAGCTTTCGCCTCCAGGACTGCCAGGTGTTTTTCAATGGTCCGCAGATCTCCCCGGGCGACAGGCCCTGTCAGCGCCCCCGCGATTCCCCTTGCTTCCATGTTGGAGATGGTTCCCCGTACAAGGGGCCAGAAGGCCCGGATCGCGTCATCCGGGGTAAATCCCAGGATTCCGTACAGGGACGTGACGATATGCATGAGCGAAACGAGATAATTCGAGGCCACACAGGCGGCCGCGTGGTACAGGGGCTTGTCGGCGTCTTCGACAAAGAAGGGTATGCCTCCCAGGTCGGCAACGACCTGTACGGCCCAGTCGCGAATGTCATCCTGGGCGGTAATGGCGAAGGTGCTCCCCGGAATATTCTTGATAACGGCGGCCACGTCCACGAAAGACTGCAGGGGGTGGATGGTTGCCGTTGAAGCTCCTGCCTTCCGCGCCGGTTCCAGAAGATCAAGACCGCCGGCACCGCTCATGTGGATGACCCGCTTGCCCGGTCCCAGGACTCCCTGTCCGGCGATTTCGAGGCAGACCGGGGCGATTATGTCATCGGTGGTAGTTATGAATACGGCGTCAGCGAGCGCGGCAGCCTCGGCGGCAGAAGCGCAGGCCCGCCCCCCTGTGTATTCAAGGGCCCGGGCAAGCGCGTTCTCTGATATATCGGCCAGGGCGACCACGGGGTATCCTTTTAACCGCAGAAGATATCCCGTCGCCGTTCCAACCTTGCCGGCTCCTATGATCGCCACGGAGTCCCGTTGCATGGTTTCCCCTTTCCTCTTCTGTGCCCGCCGGTCTCCGAAAAAAAACCCTTCGGACTGATGTCGGAAGGGTTTTCGGCCGTGCGGCAGGATGTTCATTGACCCGTTCGTCCCAGTCCCGGTGAGGATCCAAGCGAGCATAGAACCTACCATGAAGAATGTTTCATTGTCAATGCCGCCCGGTGCCGGTGGATGCCCTTTTTATTGTGTAAGCCGGGTACGAGGTGCTATAGTGGTGTGACCGGAATATGAAGGGAATACCGTTTTCGAACATGATCGACGTAGATTTTATGGTCTTTGACTTTGACGGAACACTGGTTCAGACGGCTCAGGATATCGCCGCGGCCCTGAATCACGCTCTGACCGCCCTGGGGGCTCCCCGGCTCGATGATGAAGCCGTCCGTCGCTATGTCGGTGACGGCCTTCACAAGCTGATCGAACGGGCACTCGGCCCTGAACGGGAGACCCTGCATGCCCGGGCCCTCGACCTGTTCATGGAATACTACGATGAACACCTGCTGGATACAACGGTTCTCTACCCGGGTGTCATGGAGATGCTGGAGCATTTCCGGGACACCAGAAAAATTATTGTCACCAACAAGATGGAATCCTTTACTCTGAAAATAGCCCGCGGCCTCGCCATCGATGGATTCTTCGACGCCATTATCGGTCGGGACTCCGGGGGGCCGGTGAAACCTGATCAGCGTCTTCTTCAGCCCTTTCTGCAGCGCTTCGCCCTGTCGAAAGACCGGACT encodes:
- a CDS encoding adenylate kinase codes for the protein MNILIFGPNGSGKGTQGAVVQKKYGVPHIETGVIFRQNIAGGTDLGIRAKAFIDKGELVPDDITIPMILNRIKEPDCASGWLLDGFPRNLAQAEAMYDALSKENIPLNYVIEIELDREIAKNRIMGRRLCANDNNHPNNIYIDAIKPVEKNGTYVCRVCGGELSTRADDQDESAIDKRHNIYYDARTGTTAAINYFKERVAVIGVNGSPGVSEVSEELLKKLG
- the panB gene encoding 3-methyl-2-oxobutanoate hydroxymethyltransferase, with translation MSKQGPTRQVTKTTIMDMKRKGEKITMLTAYDYNTAVLMDEMGLDMILVGDSLGMVVLGYESTLPVTMDEMILHTKSVTRGAQRPMVLGDMPFMSYQASVESGLLNASRFMKEAGAHGVKLEGGREVAEVVRRITEAGIPVMGHLGLTPQSVHQMGGFKMQGKTVEAAQRIKEDALIMEEAGAFSVVLEVVPAMLAKDISESLSIPTIGIGAGPYCDGQVLVVNDMLGMFERFTPKFVKKYADLGSGAKRAFEEYVREVKEGTFPGPEHYS
- a CDS encoding DUF2520 domain-containing protein, which encodes MQRDSVAIIGAGKVGTATGYLLRLKGYPVVALADISENALARALEYTGGRACASAAEAAALADAVFITTTDDIIAPVCLEIAGQGVLGPGKRVIHMSGAGGLDLLEPARKAGASTATIHPLQSFVDVAAVIKNIPGSTFAITAQDDIRDWAVQVVADLGGIPFFVEDADKPLYHAAACVASNYLVSLMHIVTSLYGILGFTPDDAIRAFWPLVRGTISNMEARGIAGALTGPVARGDLRTIEKHLAVLEAKAPQFLTLYRELGRVAVGIARNMETISEEKGKELDSLLKGEGNHE
- a CDS encoding HAD-IA family hydrolase — encoded protein: MIDVDFMVFDFDGTLVQTAQDIAAALNHALTALGAPRLDDEAVRRYVGDGLHKLIERALGPERETLHARALDLFMEYYDEHLLDTTVLYPGVMEMLEHFRDTRKIIVTNKMESFTLKIARGLAIDGFFDAIIGRDSGGPVKPDQRLLQPFLQRFALSKDRTVVIGDGVNDLLLAKNTGVLSCAFLAGLTDRMVLLSLRPDYCCEDMGDVRALFR